One Chloroflexota bacterium genomic region harbors:
- the tatC gene encoding twin-arginine translocase subunit TatC — translation MATSQPIDPSAQNQRDEGMMTLREHLVEFRWRLTISVVAILVCSLTFWPFKDFIFDILQSPLGQDVHLQQIEPTEAFFSFFKVAVLGGIGIASPVVLYQIMAYVSPGLYPNEKRIFYASIPAMLAMFFIGVMFCWFVILRFTLNFLTGFAPEDINTELSIDSYVSFVARMLLVVGLVFETPFAIFLLAKFRIVSAQRLKGFRRYAIVVIVILAAVITPTPDPFTQMAVAIPMYALYELGVLLAGLARTEAPPASSESTSSS, via the coding sequence ATGGCTACCTCGCAACCGATCGACCCGTCCGCCCAGAACCAGCGCGACGAAGGGATGATGACCCTTCGTGAGCACCTGGTCGAGTTCCGCTGGCGGCTGACGATCTCGGTGGTGGCGATCCTGGTCTGTTCGCTGACTTTCTGGCCGTTCAAGGATTTCATCTTCGACATCCTGCAGTCCCCGCTGGGCCAGGATGTGCACCTGCAGCAGATCGAGCCCACCGAGGCCTTCTTCTCATTCTTCAAGGTCGCGGTCCTGGGCGGGATCGGAATCGCATCCCCGGTCGTGCTCTACCAGATCATGGCCTACGTCTCGCCCGGGCTTTATCCGAACGAGAAACGCATCTTCTACGCCTCGATCCCGGCGATGCTGGCGATGTTCTTCATCGGCGTGATGTTCTGCTGGTTCGTGATTCTCAGGTTCACCTTGAACTTCCTGACCGGATTCGCGCCCGAGGACATCAATACCGAGCTGAGCATCGATTCCTATGTCAGCTTCGTCGCCCGGATGTTGCTGGTGGTCGGACTGGTGTTCGAGACTCCGTTCGCGATATTTCTGCTGGCCAAGTTCCGAATCGTTTCGGCCCAGCGCCTCAAGGGCTTCAGGCGTTATGCGATAGTCGTCATCGTGATCCTGGCGGCGGTGATTACCCCGACGCCCGACCCGTTCACGCAGATGGCGGTGGCGATCCCGATGTACGCCCTCTACGAGCTGGGCGTCCTGCTGGCCGGCCTTGCGCGGACCGAAGCCCCGCCGGCGAGTTCGGAGTCGACTAGCAGCAGCTAG
- the fabG gene encoding 3-oxoacyl-[acyl-carrier-protein] reductase — MDDRELTGKTALVTGASGAIGSEIARALGGAGATVLVHYNSNAAAAAELCAEIESLGAGAQAFASDLSTESGAGDLFKEINAAGHGVQILVNNAGITRDGLLARMKEEDWQAVLETNLSSAYRTSRAALRPMVRGRWGRIINISSVAGISGNPGQANYSAAKAGMIGFTRALAREVAARSITVNAVAPGFIESPMAAAAGEQLLERVREMIPLGRLGEPAEVAAAVRFLASEKASYITGQVLVVDGGLAM, encoded by the coding sequence ATGGATGACCGAGAACTTACCGGCAAGACCGCGCTCGTAACCGGCGCCTCGGGGGCGATCGGGTCCGAGATCGCCCGCGCCCTGGGCGGCGCCGGCGCCACGGTTCTGGTGCACTACAACTCCAACGCCGCGGCGGCCGCGGAACTCTGCGCCGAAATCGAGTCGCTGGGCGCCGGCGCGCAGGCATTCGCGTCCGACCTGTCCACCGAATCCGGCGCCGGTGATCTGTTCAAGGAAATCAACGCCGCCGGCCACGGCGTGCAGATACTGGTCAACAACGCCGGGATAACCCGCGACGGCCTGCTAGCGCGAATGAAAGAAGAGGACTGGCAGGCGGTACTGGAGACGAACCTTTCGTCGGCGTATCGGACTTCGCGCGCGGCCCTGCGTCCGATGGTGCGCGGACGCTGGGGGCGGATCATCAACATCTCCTCGGTCGCCGGAATTAGCGGCAACCCCGGCCAGGCCAACTACTCGGCCGCCAAGGCCGGCATGATCGGCTTCACCCGCGCCCTGGCGCGCGAGGTCGCGGCCCGTTCGATCACGGTCAACGCGGTGGCCCCGGGGTTTATCGAATCGCCCATGGCGGCCGCGGCCGGCGAGCAGTTGCTGGAGCGCGTCCGCGAGATGATCCCGCTCGGGCGCCTGGGCGAGCCGGCGGAGGTCGCCGCCGCGGTCAGGTTCCTGGCCTCGGAGAAGGCTTCGTACATCACCGGCCAGGTCCTGGTGGTCGACGGCGGGCTGGCAATGTGA
- a CDS encoding acetyl-CoA carboxylase biotin carboxylase subunit: MFEKILIANRGEIAVRIIRACREMGIKTAAVYSEADAASMHVRLADESVCIGPAAAAESYLHVPNIIAAARNVGAEAIHPGAGFLAESAMFAEVCREYEIANIGPTPEQLAAAGNKSAAIEAARDAGLPILESSSEPLRDLRTARDALAELGTPAMLKAAAGGGGRGMRQIRNFSQLMTAFPQAQSEAAAAFDSGDLYLERLVEGARHVEIQILGDGRNVRHLGERDCSVQRRHQKVIEEAPSPSLNDKLRRRIASAATKLARSLKYESAGTVEFLVDKDDKHYFIELNARIQVEHPVSEALTGIDLVQWQIRIAAGERIDFKQGDVKPNGHAIECRLIAEDSENDWVPSAGLVSKLSLPGGPGVRVDSHVYAGYQVPTQYDSLLAKIICHGRDRDAAIAATRTALAEVEVGGIATNLPYLKRVMDDPDFVAGRHTLDEMPGQAAPEPAGA, from the coding sequence ATGTTTGAAAAGATCCTGATCGCCAACCGCGGCGAGATCGCGGTCCGCATCATCCGCGCCTGCCGCGAGATGGGTATCAAGACTGCCGCCGTCTACTCCGAGGCCGACGCCGCCAGCATGCACGTGCGACTGGCCGACGAGTCGGTCTGCATCGGGCCTGCCGCCGCCGCCGAGAGCTACCTGCACGTGCCCAACATCATCGCCGCCGCCCGCAACGTCGGCGCCGAGGCCATCCACCCGGGCGCCGGTTTCCTGGCCGAGAGCGCGATGTTCGCCGAAGTCTGCCGCGAGTATGAAATCGCCAACATCGGTCCGACCCCCGAGCAGCTGGCCGCCGCCGGCAACAAGTCGGCCGCCATCGAGGCCGCCCGCGACGCCGGCCTCCCGATCCTGGAGTCGTCGTCCGAGCCGCTGCGCGACCTTCGCACCGCCCGCGACGCCCTGGCCGAGCTCGGCACCCCGGCGATGCTCAAGGCCGCCGCCGGTGGAGGCGGGCGCGGCATGCGCCAGATCCGCAACTTCTCGCAGCTGATGACCGCGTTCCCGCAGGCCCAGTCCGAGGCCGCGGCGGCGTTCGACAGCGGCGACCTCTACCTCGAACGGCTGGTGGAAGGCGCCCGCCACGTCGAGATCCAGATCCTGGGCGACGGGCGCAACGTTCGGCACCTGGGCGAACGCGACTGCTCGGTCCAGCGCCGCCACCAGAAGGTCATCGAAGAGGCGCCATCGCCTTCGCTGAACGACAAGCTGCGCCGCCGCATCGCCTCGGCCGCGACCAAGCTCGCGCGGTCGCTCAAGTACGAGAGCGCCGGAACGGTCGAGTTCCTGGTCGACAAGGACGACAAGCACTATTTCATCGAATTGAACGCGCGCATCCAGGTCGAGCACCCGGTCTCGGAAGCCCTGACCGGCATCGATCTGGTGCAGTGGCAGATCCGAATCGCCGCCGGCGAGCGGATCGATTTCAAGCAGGGCGACGTGAAGCCCAACGGCCACGCGATCGAGTGCCGGCTGATCGCCGAGGACTCCGAGAACGACTGGGTGCCCTCGGCCGGCCTGGTGTCCAAGCTCAGCCTGCCGGGGGGTCCCGGGGTTCGCGTCGATTCGCACGTCTACGCCGGCTACCAGGTCCCGACCCAGTACGATTCGCTCCTGGCCAAGATCATCTGCCACGGGCGCGACCGCGACGCTGCAATCGCGGCAACGCGCACCGCCCTGGCCGAGGTGGAAGTCGGCGGCATCGCCACCAACCTGCCTTACCTCAAGCGGGTCATGGACGACCCCGATTTCGTCGCCGGACGGCACACCCTCGACGAGATGCCCGGTCAGGCGGCTCCCGAACCGGCCGGGGCATAG
- a CDS encoding RluA family pseudouridine synthase translates to MNPAQGPALRFTASEADNGERLDRALTARLPDQSRSAIQKQLHAGAGTINGQIARPARRISAGDEIEFMGAPTEMIDIVAQDVAFEVLDRDQGVLALVKPAGLSVHPGPGHPDRTLVNGLLHRYPQIAAVGGSVRPGIVHRLDLQTSGVMLAALTEEAFLHLQAEFAARRVAKTYLAICRGVPEHPQALIEAPIGRSVENRRAQSVRSARGRPATTAYRVLAAAERTALLEIDLITGRTHQARVHLAALGHPLLGDSLYGDGSGARRHMLHSRAVEVALPDGEMRRWRSEPPPDFIATLERIGLDWESTDCNNPAQSR, encoded by the coding sequence ATGAACCCGGCGCAGGGACCGGCGCTGCGCTTTACGGCATCCGAGGCCGACAACGGTGAAAGACTCGACCGCGCGCTGACCGCGCGCCTGCCGGATCAAAGCCGCTCGGCGATCCAGAAGCAGTTGCACGCCGGCGCCGGCACCATAAATGGGCAGATCGCGCGGCCGGCGCGCCGGATCTCGGCCGGCGACGAGATCGAATTCATGGGCGCCCCGACCGAAATGATCGACATCGTCGCCCAGGATGTCGCATTTGAGGTGCTGGACCGGGATCAGGGAGTGCTGGCGCTCGTGAAGCCGGCCGGCCTTTCGGTCCATCCGGGCCCCGGCCACCCCGACCGAACCCTGGTCAACGGTCTGCTGCACCGCTACCCGCAAATCGCCGCCGTCGGCGGATCGGTGCGGCCCGGCATCGTGCACCGGCTGGACCTGCAGACCTCCGGGGTGATGCTGGCGGCGCTCACCGAAGAAGCATTCCTGCACCTTCAGGCCGAATTCGCCGCGCGGCGGGTCGCCAAGACCTACCTGGCGATTTGCCGCGGCGTACCAGAACATCCGCAGGCGCTGATCGAAGCGCCCATTGGGCGGTCGGTGGAGAACCGCCGGGCGCAATCGGTCCGGTCTGCACGCGGCCGCCCGGCTACGACCGCCTACCGGGTTCTCGCAGCGGCCGAAAGAACGGCGCTACTCGAGATCGACCTGATCACCGGCCGCACCCACCAGGCGCGAGTGCATCTGGCGGCGCTGGGCCATCCGTTGCTTGGCGATTCGCTCTACGGCGACGGATCCGGCGCGCGGAGGCATATGCTGCATTCGCGCGCGGTCGAAGTTGCCCTGCCGGACGGTGAAATGCGGCGGTGGCGGTCGGAGCCGCCGCCCGATTTCATTGCCACCCTGGAGCGGATTGGACTGGACTGGGAGTCAACCGATTGCAACAATCCGGCGCAATCAAGATGA
- a CDS encoding ketoacyl-ACP synthase III — MPARIAGLGMALPKQARTNHALAQIVDTSDEWIWSRTGIRERRIAADDESTFSLGLGAGRAALEQAGLQPEQVELVIVATMTPDLGSPAVANLVQDSLGARTAGAIDINTACTGFIYGLSLATAMVDTGQVGNALVIGSETMSRILDWSDRSTCVLFGDGAGAAVIDGGGADRSFLAFSLGSDGGGAGSLYRANSYGLLDQFPGANGSLDLQMDGREVYKFATRALTDTVVATAEKAGVAVEDLDLIVPHQANVRIIKSAAEQLGLPMERFVVNVERYGNTSAASIPIALAESDASGRLAESNLVMLVAFGAGLSWAGALLRTGS, encoded by the coding sequence GTGCCCGCCCGAATAGCCGGCCTGGGCATGGCCCTGCCCAAACAGGCGCGCACGAACCATGCTCTGGCCCAGATCGTGGACACGTCCGACGAGTGGATCTGGAGCCGGACCGGCATCCGCGAGCGTCGAATCGCCGCAGACGACGAATCCACCTTCAGCCTGGGGCTTGGCGCCGGCCGCGCGGCGTTGGAGCAGGCCGGTTTGCAACCCGAGCAGGTCGAGCTGGTGATAGTTGCCACAATGACCCCGGACCTGGGATCGCCGGCGGTTGCCAATCTGGTCCAGGACTCGCTCGGGGCACGTACGGCCGGCGCAATAGACATCAACACCGCCTGCACCGGCTTTATCTACGGGCTCTCGCTGGCCACGGCGATGGTCGATACCGGTCAGGTGGGCAACGCGCTGGTCATCGGGTCCGAGACCATGTCGCGCATCCTGGACTGGTCGGACCGGTCGACCTGCGTCCTGTTTGGCGACGGGGCCGGCGCGGCGGTGATCGACGGCGGCGGCGCGGACCGCTCGTTCCTGGCCTTTTCGCTTGGTTCGGACGGGGGCGGGGCAGGGTCGCTTTACCGTGCCAACAGCTACGGGTTGCTCGACCAATTTCCCGGCGCAAATGGATCGCTAGATCTGCAGATGGACGGTCGTGAGGTCTACAAGTTCGCGACCAGGGCATTGACCGACACGGTCGTGGCGACCGCCGAAAAAGCCGGCGTGGCAGTAGAGGACCTGGACCTGATCGTTCCCCACCAGGCCAACGTCCGGATCATCAAATCAGCCGCCGAACAATTGGGCCTGCCGATGGAGCGATTCGTGGTAAACGTCGAGCGCTACGGGAACACGTCGGCGGCCTCAATACCGATCGCCCTGGCCGAATCGGACGCCAGCGGACGTCTTGCCGAATCGAACCTGGTCATGCTGGTTGCGTTCGGGGCCGGGCTCTCCTGGGCCGGCGCGCTGCTAAGGACCGGTTCCTAG
- a CDS encoding epoxide hydrolase has product MTIEPFRIDIADAVLSDLCERLRRTRWPGELEAVGWDLGTPQGYLRELCNYWQDDFDWRAQERRLNQYPHFKAEIDGLNIHFVYVRGKGPNPRPMVLTHGWPSTFVELEKVIAPLSDPTSFGAPEGASFDLVIPSMPGYGFSDQPRRRGMDVGGIAAIWRKLMTDVLGYERFLAHGGDWGAGISTALGRDHSDVVEGIHLHFMAAGGDSPAVDESTLTADERAYLDARAQWQWAEGSYGHQQGTKPQSLGYGLNDSPAGLAGWIIEKWRAWSDCGGDVESRFGKDELLTHLTIYWATQTIASSVRIYFERIQAPQVLPVDRPIAVPTAFASFPGEMIHPPREWIARFYNLQRFTEMPRGGHFAASEEPELIAADIRAAFHGEQAIA; this is encoded by the coding sequence GTGACGATCGAACCCTTCCGGATCGACATCGCCGACGCAGTGTTGTCGGACCTGTGCGAGCGCCTGCGGCGCACCCGCTGGCCGGGCGAGCTCGAGGCGGTGGGCTGGGACCTGGGGACCCCGCAGGGTTACCTGCGCGAACTCTGCAACTACTGGCAAGACGACTTCGACTGGCGCGCCCAGGAGCGGCGGCTCAACCAATACCCGCACTTCAAGGCCGAAATCGATGGGCTGAATATCCATTTCGTATACGTCCGCGGCAAGGGACCGAACCCAAGGCCGATGGTTCTAACGCACGGCTGGCCCAGCACCTTCGTCGAGCTCGAGAAGGTCATCGCCCCGCTTTCCGACCCAACTTCGTTCGGCGCCCCAGAGGGGGCCTCGTTCGATCTCGTCATACCCTCCATGCCCGGCTACGGTTTCTCCGACCAGCCCCGCCGGCGCGGCATGGACGTGGGCGGTATCGCCGCGATCTGGCGCAAGCTGATGACCGATGTCCTTGGATACGAGCGGTTCCTGGCGCACGGCGGAGACTGGGGCGCGGGAATTTCGACCGCCCTGGGGCGGGATCACTCCGACGTCGTGGAGGGCATCCACCTGCACTTCATGGCCGCCGGTGGAGATTCGCCGGCGGTGGACGAGTCCACGCTTACCGCGGACGAACGCGCCTACTTGGACGCGCGCGCCCAATGGCAGTGGGCGGAGGGTTCATACGGACACCAGCAGGGAACCAAGCCGCAGTCGCTGGGCTACGGATTGAACGACTCTCCGGCCGGCTTGGCGGGCTGGATCATCGAAAAGTGGCGGGCCTGGAGCGATTGCGGCGGCGACGTCGAATCGCGTTTCGGCAAGGACGAATTGCTGACCCACTTGACAATCTACTGGGCGACACAGACGATCGCGTCCTCGGTCCGCATCTACTTCGAACGAATCCAGGCACCGCAAGTCCTGCCGGTAGATCGGCCGATCGCGGTTCCGACCGCATTCGCGAGCTTCCCTGGGGAAATGATCCACCCTCCGCGCGAGTGGATTGCCCGCTTCTACAACCTGCAGCGATTCACCGAAATGCCGCGCGGCGGGCACTTTGCCGCCTCCGAGGAGCCGGAATTGATTGCCGCCGACATCCGGGCCGCGTTTCATGGTGAGCAGGCGATAGCGTAA
- the acpP gene encoding acyl carrier protein has translation MASTFDDVADVISNTLPNVDKDSLSMDTTFQGDLNADSLDLVELIMELEEHYDLSIPDEDAQEIASIGDAVRYIEEHQ, from the coding sequence ATGGCCTCGACCTTTGACGACGTGGCGGACGTAATCAGCAACACGCTCCCCAACGTCGATAAAGATTCCCTTTCCATGGACACCACGTTCCAGGGCGACCTTAACGCCGATTCGCTGGACTTGGTCGAACTGATCATGGAGCTCGAAGAACATTACGATCTTTCAATCCCGGACGAGGACGCCCAGGAAATCGCCTCGATCGGCGACGCCGTCCGTTACATCGAAGAACACCAGTAG
- a CDS encoding HIT domain-containing protein, with product MQFIKDSAPRGCPFCIDPDPQAAPEGLVVAKGSKVFAVLNRFPYNTGHVLILPYRHVGELEDLSDPELDELGRFTRATVTALRSAYSPAGFNIGANLGGTAGGSIPDHLHYHVVPRFPGDTNFMSVLGETKVLPEELPDTVTKLRRSWPLGLPERDD from the coding sequence ATGCAGTTCATTAAGGATTCAGCGCCCAGGGGTTGCCCCTTCTGCATCGATCCCGATCCGCAGGCGGCTCCGGAGGGGCTGGTGGTGGCCAAGGGGAGCAAAGTGTTTGCGGTGCTGAACCGGTTCCCCTACAACACCGGGCACGTGCTGATCCTGCCCTACCGCCACGTCGGCGAACTGGAGGATCTCAGCGATCCGGAACTGGACGAACTCGGCCGGTTCACCCGGGCCACGGTGACCGCGCTCCGGTCTGCGTACAGCCCGGCCGGATTCAACATCGGGGCGAACCTGGGTGGCACGGCCGGGGGAAGCATCCCGGACCACCTTCATTACCATGTCGTGCCGCGTTTTCCCGGGGACACCAATTTCATGTCCGTCCTGGGCGAAACCAAGGTCCTGCCGGAGGAATTGCCGGACACGGTGACCAAGTTGCGTCGCAGTTGGCCCCTGGGGCTTCCCGAACGCGACGACTAG
- a CDS encoding flavin reductase family protein, with amino-acid sequence MSETSEIGARLRAVMRHYPTGVTIVSTSDGGNPHGMTVNSFTSVSLDPPLVLVCIAHSAHCNQMIKNSGCFAVSILGHDQADVSSGFADNDPAAQPIHEFRHHRYELGSTGSPLLAGAVAHLDCRVQEEFEVADHTVFVGLVEYAREADARASLVFFDGKYART; translated from the coding sequence TTGAGCGAGACTTCCGAAATCGGCGCCCGCCTGCGCGCGGTCATGCGACACTACCCGACCGGGGTGACCATCGTAAGCACCTCGGACGGGGGCAACCCGCACGGGATGACGGTCAACTCGTTCACTTCCGTCTCGCTTGACCCGCCGCTGGTGCTGGTCTGTATCGCCCACTCCGCGCACTGTAACCAGATGATCAAGAATTCCGGGTGCTTTGCGGTGAGCATACTGGGTCACGACCAGGCCGACGTCTCGTCCGGTTTTGCCGACAACGACCCGGCAGCTCAACCCATTCACGAATTCCGGCATCACCGCTACGAACTGGGTTCGACCGGTTCTCCGCTGCTTGCGGGTGCGGTAGCGCACCTCGACTGCCGGGTGCAGGAAGAATTCGAGGTCGCCGACCATACCGTCTTCGTTGGTCTCGTCGAATACGCTCGCGAAGCCGACGCCAGGGCGTCGCTGGTCTTCTTCGACGGAAAGTACGCGCGTACCTAG
- the lepB gene encoding signal peptidase I produces the protein MLERWVNRFGQGPDLCSDGRNRRGSIIPPGAEVIGPLADRRPALFEIAETILLALVIFFGARLFVQTFSIDGRSMQASFEPGEYALVSKASYGLGSPQRGDVVVLYRPGKPTEELLKRVIGLPGEEIAIRGGQILINGRELDESQYLGDLETSNLASTAVPAGAYFVLGDNRSVSQDSRSFGPVPREAIVGKVVLVYWPIDQARTVPDPILKLAA, from the coding sequence CTGCTCGAGCGTTGGGTCAATCGGTTTGGCCAGGGTCCCGACCTTTGTTCTGACGGCCGCAATCGACGGGGATCAATTATCCCGCCGGGGGCGGAAGTGATCGGTCCGCTGGCCGACCGGCGACCGGCGTTGTTTGAGATTGCCGAGACGATCCTGCTTGCGCTGGTCATCTTCTTCGGGGCGCGCCTTTTCGTGCAGACGTTCTCGATCGACGGCCGCTCAATGCAGGCCAGTTTCGAGCCCGGCGAGTACGCCCTGGTCAGCAAGGCCTCCTACGGCCTGGGTTCCCCGCAGCGCGGCGACGTGGTGGTCCTCTACCGGCCCGGAAAACCCACCGAGGAGCTGCTAAAGCGCGTGATCGGGCTGCCCGGCGAGGAGATCGCCATCCGCGGCGGCCAGATCCTGATCAACGGTCGCGAACTTGACGAATCCCAGTATCTGGGCGACCTCGAGACATCCAACTTGGCTTCGACCGCCGTGCCCGCCGGAGCCTATTTCGTGCTGGGTGACAACCGCTCGGTGAGCCAGGATTCGCGCAGCTTCGGACCGGTCCCGCGCGAAGCGATCGTCGGCAAGGTGGTACTCGTGTATTGGCCGATCGATCAGGCCCGGACGGTACCCGATCCGATCCTCAAGCTTGCCGCCTAG
- a CDS encoding epoxide hydrolase, which yields MIEQFKINVEDPVLADLSERLRRTRWPGEIEGAGWEYGSSLGYVRELCHYWQTDFDWRAQERRLNQYPQFLAEIDGLKIHFVHVRGKGPNPKPLVLTHGWPSTFVELEKVITPLADPAAVGADPSASFDVVVPSLPGYGFSDQPRRPGMDPFRIAAIWRRLMTDVLGYERFLAHGGDWGAMVSTALGRDHADVVEGLHLHFLAAAGEFPGLDESSLSSDERRFLAGRTRWQAQEGAYSHQHGTRPQSLGYGLTDSPAGLAGWIVEKWRAWSDCGGDIESRFSKDELLTHLTIYWATNTIASSIRLYYERQQAPPLLDPARPIAVPTAFARFPVEISHPPREWVGRFFDLVRYTEMPRGGHFAASEEPELLAADIRDAFFGD from the coding sequence ATGATCGAACAGTTCAAGATCAACGTCGAAGATCCGGTGCTCGCGGATCTGAGCGAGCGCCTGCGGCGGACCCGCTGGCCGGGCGAGATCGAAGGCGCCGGCTGGGAATACGGTTCGTCGCTCGGGTACGTCCGCGAACTCTGCCACTACTGGCAAACCGACTTCGACTGGCGCGCCCAGGAGCGGAGACTCAACCAGTACCCGCAGTTCTTGGCCGAAATCGACGGGCTGAAGATCCATTTCGTGCACGTGCGCGGCAAGGGCCCGAACCCCAAGCCATTAGTGCTCACCCACGGCTGGCCCAGCACGTTCGTCGAACTCGAAAAAGTCATCACCCCGCTGGCGGACCCGGCTGCGGTCGGTGCCGATCCGAGCGCCTCTTTTGACGTGGTCGTGCCGTCGCTGCCCGGATATGGCTTCTCCGACCAGCCGCGCCGGCCCGGCATGGATCCCTTTCGGATCGCGGCAATCTGGCGCAGATTGATGACCGACGTCCTGGGCTACGAACGGTTTCTGGCCCACGGCGGCGATTGGGGTGCCATGGTATCGACCGCGCTGGGTCGGGACCACGCCGACGTCGTGGAAGGGCTGCACCTACACTTCCTGGCCGCCGCCGGCGAATTCCCGGGATTGGACGAAAGCTCGCTGTCGTCCGACGAGCGCCGATTCCTGGCCGGGCGGACGCGATGGCAGGCCCAGGAGGGGGCGTACTCCCACCAGCACGGCACCCGCCCCCAGTCGCTTGGCTATGGGCTCACCGACTCCCCGGCCGGTCTGGCGGGCTGGATCGTGGAGAAGTGGCGCGCCTGGAGCGACTGCGGCGGCGATATCGAGTCGCGTTTTTCCAAGGACGAATTGTTAACTCACTTGACGATCTACTGGGCAACCAACACGATCGCATCCTCGATCCGGCTCTACTACGAACGCCAGCAGGCCCCGCCGCTGCTCGATCCCGCCCGGCCGATCGCCGTGCCAACCGCTTTCGCCCGCTTTCCGGTGGAAATCTCCCACCCGCCGCGCGAATGGGTGGGCAGGTTCTTCGATCTGGTTCGCTACACCGAAATGCCGCGCGGCGGACACTTCGCAGCCTCCGAGGAACCGGAACTGCTGGCGGCCGACATCCGGGACGCGTTTTTCGGCGACTGA
- the nusB gene encoding transcription antitermination factor NusB, translated as MAGPVRYRHERYDARRCAFQALYAASVSDEDPLAILAGVDGGDLLNSAGLEFARSLLSTHADHADSIYQQISEATEWELVHESPVELSILGLAAAELISGQTPPAVVINEAVELAKLYASPAASGYINGMLRTIAERNAPAGRTPQPDN; from the coding sequence ATGGCGGGCCCGGTGCGGTACCGCCACGAACGCTACGACGCGCGCCGCTGCGCGTTCCAGGCCCTCTATGCGGCCAGCGTCTCCGATGAAGACCCGCTGGCAATCCTGGCCGGGGTCGACGGCGGGGACCTGCTCAATTCCGCCGGCTTGGAGTTCGCGCGCTCGCTGCTGTCGACCCACGCCGATCATGCCGATTCGATCTACCAGCAGATCAGCGAGGCGACCGAGTGGGAGCTCGTGCACGAATCGCCGGTGGAGCTCTCGATCCTGGGCCTGGCCGCGGCCGAACTGATCTCGGGACAGACACCGCCGGCGGTGGTGATCAACGAGGCGGTGGAATTGGCCAAGCTCTATGCCTCGCCGGCCGCGTCCGGCTACATCAACGGGATGTTGCGGACAATTGCCGAGCGTAACGCTCCCGCCGGCAGGACCCCGCAACCGGACAACTGA
- the lspA gene encoding signal peptidase II, whose product MAAVRTKVGTLAKPIDPTLEQAPRIGWRAYLPTLAVAPLIAALDQLSKVVIADLLDERPGQALWVIEPLLRLRLVHNDGIVFGIFSGALSSWVTILFVLAALAAVIAIFLRYLRQPTLLARIVLGCIIGGAAGNLIDRFRLGHVVDFVDLGWWPVFNLADSAINVSMVVLVVLVIFGKLERDPQALPPTA is encoded by the coding sequence ATTGCGGCCGTCAGAACAAAGGTCGGGACCCTGGCCAAACCGATTGACCCAACGCTCGAGCAGGCCCCGCGGATCGGGTGGCGGGCGTACCTTCCCACCCTGGCGGTGGCGCCGCTTATCGCGGCTCTAGACCAACTGAGCAAAGTCGTTATCGCGGACCTGTTGGACGAGCGTCCCGGTCAGGCCCTCTGGGTAATTGAGCCGTTGCTGAGACTCCGACTGGTGCACAACGACGGTATCGTATTCGGCATCTTTTCGGGCGCGCTTTCGTCTTGGGTGACGATCTTGTTCGTGCTCGCCGCGCTTGCTGCGGTCATCGCCATTTTTCTCAGATACCTGCGCCAGCCCACCCTGCTGGCGCGGATCGTACTCGGATGCATTATCGGCGGCGCGGCCGGTAACCTCATCGACCGCTTCCGGCTGGGACACGTCGTCGACTTCGTCGACCTGGGGTGGTGGCCGGTATTTAACCTGGCCGATTCGGCGATCAACGTCTCCATGGTGGTCCTGGTTGTACTGGTCATATTCGGCAAGCTGGAGCGCGATCCCCAGGCCCTGCCGCCGACCGCATGA